The following coding sequences lie in one Silvanigrella aquatica genomic window:
- a CDS encoding response regulator, protein MSNKVLIVDDAKTIRQQVNFTLSKGGFEVIEAVDGLDGIEKLKANTDVKAIVSDINMPNMDGLAMVAAINSNASLPHPPILILTTEGANEMVQQAKKAGASGWIIKPFKPEVLLEAVKKLIS, encoded by the coding sequence ATGAGTAACAAAGTTTTAATTGTGGACGATGCAAAAACAATACGTCAACAAGTGAATTTTACATTGTCAAAAGGTGGTTTTGAGGTCATAGAAGCCGTCGATGGTTTAGATGGCATTGAAAAATTAAAAGCCAATACAGATGTCAAAGCCATTGTAAGCGATATCAATATGCCGAATATGGACGGATTGGCCATGGTTGCCGCTATCAATAGTAACGCAAGCCTTCCTCATCCTCCTATTTTAATATTGACAACAGAAGGCGCAAACGAAATGGTTCAGCAGGCAAAAAAAGCGGGTGCAAGTGGCTGGATTATCAAACCATTTAAACCTGAAGTTTTACTAGAAGCGGTTAAAAAACTCATTTCTTAA
- a CDS encoding GAF domain-containing sensor histidine kinase, with protein sequence MPKNEKSRLNDLKRYKVLDTPPEFHFDELTKLASLICDTPIALISLVDEERQWFKSKVGLEVNETPRDVSFCSHAIEQDKEFIVEDALNDARFKDNPLVLEEPKIRFYAGIPLKSSNGYNIGTLCVIDKKERKLDERQIEILKSLSKQAMNYIEMYKKIFEMLHVKNSLIQAERINSALNLAAGISHEINNPLAIMLGKLEILKERVNEDEVIEKEELLKDFSSIANAGTRITKIVKGLRMFSQCDENEAFGKAKFSEIWESILMICEKRIKDKGIDLKIDEYPNILIHCKFINICHAIYNIIINAFDSIKHLDTKWIHIKFIEDLKNNNINIRIIDSGNGIPPNIKEKMMEPFFSTKEINVSKGLGLSIARGIFEENKGKLNYDEKCQNTCFVITLPFIKK encoded by the coding sequence TTGCCTAAAAACGAAAAAAGCAGATTAAATGATTTAAAAAGATATAAGGTACTAGATACCCCTCCCGAATTTCATTTTGATGAACTAACAAAACTAGCTTCCTTAATTTGTGACACGCCCATTGCACTCATTTCTCTAGTTGATGAAGAAAGGCAATGGTTTAAATCTAAAGTAGGGTTGGAAGTTAATGAAACACCTAGGGATGTTTCATTTTGTTCTCATGCCATTGAGCAGGATAAGGAATTTATAGTTGAAGATGCATTAAATGATGCACGATTTAAAGATAATCCTTTAGTATTAGAAGAACCAAAAATCAGATTTTATGCGGGGATACCGCTTAAAAGCAGCAATGGCTATAACATTGGAACTCTTTGTGTTATTGATAAAAAAGAAAGAAAACTTGATGAGAGACAAATTGAAATTCTGAAATCACTTTCAAAACAGGCTATGAATTATATTGAAATGTATAAGAAAATTTTTGAAATGTTGCATGTTAAAAATTCATTAATTCAAGCTGAAAGAATAAATTCAGCTTTAAATTTAGCGGCAGGCATATCACATGAGATTAATAATCCCTTAGCTATTATGCTAGGAAAATTAGAAATACTTAAAGAACGCGTTAATGAAGATGAGGTTATTGAAAAAGAAGAGCTATTAAAGGATTTTTCGAGCATTGCAAACGCAGGGACCCGTATTACAAAAATTGTTAAAGGCCTTAGGATGTTTTCTCAATGTGATGAAAATGAAGCCTTTGGAAAGGCTAAATTTTCAGAAATTTGGGAAAGTATCCTGATGATTTGTGAAAAAAGAATTAAAGATAAGGGTATTGATTTAAAAATAGATGAGTATCCGAATATTTTAATTCATTGTAAATTTATAAATATTTGCCATGCCATTTACAATATAATTATTAATGCTTTTGATTCTATAAAGCACTTAGACACAAAATGGATTCATATTAAATTTATTGAAGATTTAAAAAATAATAATATCAATATAAGAATTATTGATAGTGGAAATGGTATACCTCCTAATATAAAAGAAAAAATGATGGAGCCCTTTTTTTCAACTAAAGAAATTAATGTTTCGAAAGGATTAGGATTAAGTATTGCAAGAGGAATTTTTGAAGAAAACAAAGGAAAATTAAATTATGATGAAAAGTGTCAAAATACCTGTTTTGTAATTACTCTGCCCTTTATCAAAAAATAA
- a CDS encoding chemotaxis protein CheA — protein sequence MDEDFEKELRNTFFQEADINTEESEEVYLQFSENTPMDLLSRSFRLAHNLKGSAKAVGFAKIADILHHLESLLLRLKKKELEINNNIINTLLKTNDKLKEMISNYKINMDYNPDISEIIHEISNIIHQENKELTNDQASNVVIESIEKQSDEELQPNQEFGFFAKNEPSKSPKNEIHKVKKDITDDVIRIPLVKIEKLQNYVGEIVIAQSMFDEQIKNTQNQILKNSFRLLKKTTKKVQDIIMSLRLVPIKPIFQKLDRTARDTSAMLNKKIKINFSGDNTEIDKFILDELSDPLMHMVRNAIDHGLEFEEERELKNKSKNGNIYVKASHESGNLVVEIQDDGKGLNPKILYDIGVKRGLIKEGQTLSENECYELIFLPGFSTKEETTEISGRGVGMDVVKTNISMLNGNIDIFSKIDKGTTFKIKIPLSIGIMDAFIAEIANDKFVIPVSQVIECLSLSKSNVTKISSSDKVIILRNEEIPIIDLALGLNSKINDLKNNTDKVIIITQKNNKKIGVTIDKIISIQSVVTKSIGEELRCGKGISGSVILGDGRVVPILEVSDLVSDKLFQQNFQRNLSRQNL from the coding sequence ATGGATGAGGACTTTGAAAAAGAATTGCGGAATACTTTTTTCCAGGAAGCCGATATTAATACAGAAGAATCGGAAGAAGTCTATTTGCAATTCAGTGAAAATACTCCCATGGATTTATTATCGAGAAGCTTTCGCCTTGCCCATAATTTAAAGGGAAGCGCAAAGGCTGTGGGCTTTGCTAAAATTGCTGATATTCTACATCATTTAGAATCCTTGCTATTGCGACTTAAGAAAAAAGAATTAGAAATTAATAATAATATTATCAATACACTTCTTAAAACAAACGATAAATTAAAGGAAATGATCTCAAATTATAAAATAAATATGGATTATAATCCTGATATTTCAGAAATAATACATGAAATTTCAAATATAATACATCAGGAAAATAAAGAACTGACAAATGATCAAGCTTCTAATGTAGTTATAGAAAGCATTGAAAAACAATCAGATGAAGAATTGCAGCCTAATCAGGAATTTGGATTTTTTGCAAAAAATGAACCATCCAAAAGTCCAAAAAATGAAATTCATAAGGTTAAAAAAGATATTACTGATGATGTCATTAGAATTCCACTTGTAAAAATTGAAAAGTTGCAAAACTACGTGGGCGAGATCGTTATTGCCCAAAGTATGTTTGATGAGCAAATTAAAAATACGCAAAATCAAATTTTAAAAAATAGTTTTCGGTTATTAAAAAAAACTACAAAGAAAGTTCAAGATATTATTATGAGTTTAAGGTTGGTTCCCATTAAACCTATATTTCAAAAGTTAGATAGAACAGCTCGAGATACTTCTGCGATGCTAAATAAGAAAATTAAAATAAATTTTTCTGGTGATAATACAGAAATTGATAAGTTTATTTTAGATGAATTGTCGGATCCTTTAATGCACATGGTTCGAAATGCGATTGATCATGGATTAGAATTTGAAGAAGAGCGTGAATTAAAAAATAAGTCAAAAAATGGAAATATTTATGTTAAAGCTTCTCACGAATCTGGGAATCTTGTCGTAGAAATTCAAGATGACGGTAAAGGACTGAATCCAAAAATTTTATATGACATTGGGGTTAAAAGAGGATTAATTAAAGAAGGGCAAACTTTAAGTGAAAATGAATGCTATGAGCTCATTTTCTTACCAGGATTTTCGACTAAAGAAGAAACAACCGAAATTTCAGGCCGTGGTGTAGGGATGGATGTTGTTAAAACAAATATATCAATGTTAAATGGAAATATTGATATATTCTCAAAGATAGATAAAGGGACAACATTTAAAATTAAAATTCCGCTTTCAATTGGAATTATGGACGCATTTATTGCAGAAATTGCAAATGATAAATTTGTTATTCCGGTTAGCCAAGTTATTGAGTGTCTAAGTTTAAGTAAAAGCAATGTAACAAAAATTTCAAGTTCAGATAAAGTCATTATTTTAAGAAATGAAGAAATTCCTATTATTGATCTTGCACTAGGTTTAAATTCAAAAATAAATGATTTAAAAAATAACACTGATAAAGTTATCATTATTACACAAAAAAATAATAAAAAAATTGGTGTCACAATAGATAAAATAATTTCAATTCAATCTGTAGTTACAAAATCAATTGGTGAAGAGCTGAGATGTGGAAAAGGGATTTCAGGAAGTGTTATTCTTGGTGATGGAAGGGTAGTTCCCATATTAGAAGTTTCAGATTTAGTTAGTGATAAATTATTTCAGCAAAACTTTCAAAGGAACTTGAGTAGGCAAAATTTATGA
- a CDS encoding chemotaxis protein CheW, whose translation MTEDIKNSNQLFGNDNRYLCFSLGSEQFSIPLLQVKEVIGIPEFTPIPFTPNYFCGIMNLRGKVISVIDLRKKLNIPSKGKEENSVIVCDLSSITIGALVDSVDNVINIEKEKILPKPEMQSSIKNDYIDGLIEFKNNLIVLVNLAKTLSVEDLVYIENK comes from the coding sequence ATGACTGAAGATATAAAAAATTCAAATCAACTTTTTGGAAATGACAATCGTTATCTTTGCTTTAGTTTAGGAAGCGAACAATTTAGTATTCCCTTACTCCAAGTTAAGGAAGTGATTGGAATTCCTGAATTTACGCCAATTCCTTTTACCCCAAATTATTTTTGCGGTATTATGAATTTAAGAGGAAAAGTTATTAGTGTAATTGATCTCAGAAAAAAATTAAATATTCCATCTAAGGGAAAAGAAGAAAATTCTGTTATTGTATGCGATTTATCTTCAATAACTATTGGTGCTTTGGTAGATTCTGTTGATAATGTAATAAATATTGAAAAAGAAAAAATTCTTCCAAAACCCGAAATGCAATCAAGCATTAAAAATGATTACATAGATGGTTTAATAGAGTTTAAAAATAATTTAATTGTTTTAGTAAATTTGGCAAAAACTCTTAGTGTTGAAGATCTTGTTTATATTGAGAATAAGTAA
- a CDS encoding methyl-accepting chemotaxis protein has product MFYKIMNSSLKVKIFILNISGIIILGITFVILSFMNFNSQEELIKNKLFLTSDNLSDSIQDQFYERYGDVKTFSLHFKNFTTNSREYVNYLNQIVKFYGIYSIITVCDLNGRLLSVNDESPDGKKINSEILYKDNFSKTNWFQETIQKKFLEDTKKDFTGVNFQDAYFDDYIEKVYKEKTYSTTFSTFIYNSKGDPIGIISTHPNFSWVEAVVTRVYDNYLKSNYKSFQVTLLNKSGDVILDYNPSQNNDKKEIQHDEKILNSYNLLKAGQPAAEKLFQGEEGTLESKNSRTGNNQIQAFKKVIGPKIVDELGWKVLVRVNASEVYSTIINSKITFFISFILIFSLIVFMSLFFSKNLGEKLKMVARNLAVGNQKLNKTSSGASVDSQQLSASAIEQAAALQETVTAVNQINAMMNKTSEMASISRKKSDENKSKVTKGKNIVRNMVESISNIKSSNTNIMDQVIEGNKRISEIVKVIAEIESKTKVINEIVFQTKLLSFNASVEAARAGEHGRGFSVVAEEVGNLAQMSGNASKEISSMLENSIHKVTNIIDDTKVNIEKILNISKDAMKSGEDISKECALIFEEIFDNTEEVNNLVYEIANSAQEQAKGVNEITHAMHELDSVTHQNSNIAQKSAQTAEELLNQSYEIEQMASHLLKIIDGDNISSTGIDKDKGTPNSGHNLRQFQNLNTQNYEAKSDKFKVDGKKATSIKPQNTPQDVNGKVKTPQPDEVPSYNDPRFEEL; this is encoded by the coding sequence ATGTTTTATAAAATTATGAATTCATCTCTAAAAGTGAAAATATTTATTTTAAATATTTCTGGAATAATTATTTTAGGTATTACATTTGTCATATTGTCTTTCATGAATTTTAATAGTCAAGAAGAACTAATTAAAAATAAATTATTTCTTACTTCCGACAATCTTTCAGATTCTATTCAAGATCAATTTTATGAAAGATATGGTGATGTGAAAACATTTTCATTGCACTTTAAAAATTTTACAACAAATTCAAGAGAATATGTAAACTATTTAAATCAAATTGTAAAATTTTATGGAATTTATAGCATAATTACTGTATGCGATTTAAATGGCAGATTGCTGAGTGTAAATGATGAATCTCCTGACGGAAAAAAAATAAATAGTGAAATATTGTATAAAGATAATTTTTCTAAAACGAATTGGTTTCAGGAGACTATACAGAAAAAATTTCTTGAAGATACAAAAAAAGATTTTACGGGAGTGAATTTTCAGGATGCATATTTTGATGACTATATTGAGAAAGTATATAAAGAAAAAACGTACTCGACAACTTTTTCAACCTTTATATATAATTCGAAAGGGGATCCCATTGGCATTATCAGTACTCATCCTAATTTTAGCTGGGTTGAAGCTGTAGTAACAAGAGTCTATGATAATTACTTAAAATCAAATTATAAATCATTTCAGGTCACTTTATTAAATAAAAGTGGTGATGTTATTCTTGATTATAATCCGTCACAAAATAATGATAAAAAAGAAATTCAGCACGATGAAAAAATATTAAACAGTTATAATTTGTTAAAAGCGGGGCAACCGGCAGCAGAAAAACTTTTTCAAGGAGAAGAAGGGACTCTTGAATCGAAAAATTCAAGGACAGGAAATAATCAAATTCAAGCATTTAAGAAAGTCATTGGTCCCAAAATTGTAGATGAATTAGGCTGGAAAGTTTTAGTAAGAGTCAATGCAAGTGAAGTCTATTCAACTATTATAAATAGTAAAATTACATTTTTTATTTCGTTTATTCTTATATTTTCTTTAATTGTTTTTATGAGCCTATTTTTTAGTAAAAATCTTGGAGAAAAACTTAAGATGGTTGCGCGAAATCTTGCGGTAGGAAATCAAAAACTAAATAAAACATCGAGTGGAGCATCAGTAGATAGTCAACAACTGTCTGCTTCTGCAATTGAGCAAGCAGCGGCATTGCAAGAGACCGTGACTGCGGTGAATCAAATTAATGCCATGATGAACAAAACTTCAGAAATGGCTTCAATTTCAAGAAAAAAATCAGATGAAAATAAGTCAAAGGTCACAAAAGGAAAAAATATAGTTCGTAATATGGTTGAATCAATTTCAAATATTAAGAGTAGTAATACTAATATAATGGATCAAGTTATAGAAGGAAATAAAAGAATTTCTGAAATTGTTAAAGTTATAGCAGAAATTGAAAGCAAAACAAAGGTTATTAATGAAATTGTTTTTCAAACGAAATTACTTTCATTTAATGCTTCTGTTGAAGCAGCTAGAGCGGGTGAGCATGGCAGAGGTTTTTCTGTTGTTGCAGAAGAAGTAGGGAATTTGGCTCAAATGAGTGGGAATGCTTCTAAAGAAATTTCATCCATGTTAGAGAATAGCATTCATAAGGTTACAAATATAATTGACGATACGAAAGTGAATATTGAAAAAATATTGAATATTTCTAAAGATGCTATGAAAAGTGGAGAAGATATTAGCAAAGAATGTGCCTTAATTTTTGAAGAAATTTTTGATAATACAGAGGAAGTAAATAATTTAGTATATGAAATTGCGAATTCTGCTCAGGAGCAGGCAAAGGGTGTTAATGAAATCACTCATGCCATGCATGAGTTGGATTCTGTAACTCATCAAAATTCAAATATTGCTCAAAAATCAGCACAGACTGCTGAAGAATTACTAAATCAGAGTTATGAAATAGAGCAAATGGCTTCGCATCTATTAAAAATTATAGATGGTGATAATATAAGTAGCACAGGAATAGATAAAGATAAGGGCACTCCCAATTCGGGGCATAATTTAAGACAATTCCAAAATCTGAATACTCAAAATTATGAAGCTAAGAGTGATAAATTTAAAGTAGATGGCAAAAAAGCGACTTCTATTAAGCCTCAAAATACACCACAAGATGTTAATGGGAAAGTAAAAACACCTCAACCAGATGAGGTTCCTTCTTACAATGACCCTAGATTCGAGGAGCTCTAA